A region from the Planifilum fulgidum genome encodes:
- a CDS encoding carbohydrate ABC transporter permease codes for MHLLNRQKWAIAGGLIPALLVYCAFGIVPIFHSFYYSLTDWDGLSEASFVGWRNISEALSDPLFWNSFKNNIYVVLASVFGQIPIALALALLLNRRLKGAKIFRTIGFLPVVISTVIISLTWNMIYNAEYGLLNRLLQSVGLDFLARDWLGDPRWAMIAVCVTIVWQFVGLYLMIFLAALQNVPDEVLEAAEIDGATGWKKTWTVTIPMIWDAIVLSVILCISGSLRTFDLIYVMTNGGPAHATEVMAIYMFEQTFSSMRYGYGSAVSLLIFVFSFSIILIVSGLLMKRDWRGDH; via the coding sequence ATGCACCTGCTGAACCGACAGAAATGGGCAATCGCCGGGGGATTGATTCCGGCGTTGCTCGTCTATTGCGCGTTCGGAATCGTGCCCATCTTCCACTCCTTTTATTATTCACTGACCGATTGGGACGGATTGTCTGAAGCCTCATTCGTCGGATGGAGAAATATTTCGGAGGCCTTGTCCGACCCCCTTTTCTGGAATTCGTTCAAAAACAACATCTATGTGGTGCTCGCCTCGGTTTTCGGGCAAATTCCCATCGCCCTGGCGCTGGCTCTGCTGTTGAACCGCCGGCTGAAGGGGGCCAAAATCTTTCGCACGATAGGGTTTTTGCCGGTTGTGATATCCACTGTGATCATTTCCCTGACCTGGAACATGATTTATAACGCGGAATATGGCTTGTTGAACCGGTTGCTGCAATCGGTCGGGCTGGACTTTTTGGCGCGGGACTGGCTGGGGGATCCGAGGTGGGCGATGATCGCCGTTTGCGTGACGATTGTCTGGCAATTCGTCGGTTTATACCTGATGATCTTTTTGGCCGCCCTGCAAAATGTGCCCGACGAAGTGTTGGAGGCGGCGGAAATCGACGGGGCGACCGGTTGGAAAAAGACGTGGACTGTCACGATTCCGATGATCTGGGATGCGATCGTTCTCTCCGTGATCCTCTGCATCAGCGGAAGCTTGCGGACCTTCGACTTGATCTACGTGATGACCAACGGCGGACCTGCACACGCGACGGAAGTCATGGCCATCTACATGTTCGAGCAAACCTTTTCATCCATGCGGTATGGGTACGGCAGCGCCGTGTCCCTGCTGATCTTCGTCTTCAGTTTTTCGATCATTCTCATTGTTTCGGGATTGTTGATGAAAAGGGACTGGAGAGGGGATCACTGA
- a CDS encoding HAD family hydrolase → MLRAVIFDFDGLILDTESPEYLTFVEMYREHGAELPLREWARVVGCSDSDFDPYAYLEKCTGKKLDRETLERRRRQRHLALIETKGVMPGVRDVLNQARSLGWKIGLASSSAREWVENHLSRLGLRPYFQCICTREDVERTKPDPALYRRALHCLGVEPSEAVALEDSPNGALAAKRAGLKCIVVPNDVTRRFDFGEVDLRLDSLEELDLEALAEKWDHAE, encoded by the coding sequence GTGTTGCGAGCGGTGATTTTTGATTTTGACGGTTTGATCCTGGATACGGAATCCCCGGAATACCTGACCTTTGTGGAGATGTATCGGGAGCACGGAGCGGAGCTTCCCCTCCGGGAGTGGGCGCGGGTGGTCGGCTGTTCCGACAGCGATTTCGATCCCTATGCCTATCTGGAGAAGTGCACCGGCAAAAAACTGGACCGGGAAACCCTGGAGAGGAGGCGGAGGCAGCGCCATCTCGCGCTGATCGAAACAAAGGGGGTCATGCCCGGAGTGCGGGATGTCCTGAATCAGGCCCGTTCCCTCGGGTGGAAAATCGGTTTGGCTTCCAGTTCCGCCCGGGAGTGGGTGGAAAATCATCTGAGTCGGCTGGGACTTCGTCCCTATTTTCAATGCATCTGCACCCGGGAGGACGTGGAGCGGACCAAACCGGACCCTGCCCTGTACCGCCGGGCGCTCCACTGCCTCGGGGTGGAGCCGTCGGAGGCCGTGGCGCTGGAGGATTCCCCCAACGGGGCCCTGGCCGCCAAGCGGGCGGGTTTAAAATGCATTGTCGTTCCCAATGATGTGACCCGGCGCTTCGATTTTGGCGAAGTCGATCTGCGCCTCGATTCCCTGGAAGAACTGGACCTGGAGGCCTTGGCCGAAAAGTGGGATCATGCAGAGTGA
- a CDS encoding extracellular solute-binding protein, which produces MKGAAGKKGFLLLLALVLAAGASACGGSSSGGAAEDGQVELTFWNTWTEPIPENEVFLKKVEDFQKQNPHIKIKMEKIPHDQYKIKVKTQTAGKQLPDLVQVWPGAELKPLVDAKVIMPIDDIVDHWKDKLIPSEKLADYQIDGKQYAIPGNKVYTSVIFYDKAMLKKAGYKEFPKTYDEFKELIKKLKAEGTIPISLGNKGKWVLQSCYMSTIGDRITGSDFLDKALKGEKKFTDPDFVRALSIIKELKDLGAFNEDMNSLDNIQQRDYFVQGKAAMMIEGTWALGPLLERLPKDRQIGVAAFPAIEGGKGNANAVSGVTGIGIALNSELSGEKKEAAHAFLKFFYDEELYRQLLSVGSLVPAKVNMPDNLHPLFEEEIKLTSHGTAPVYDAVLPVGLTDIINNGLQSITIGSMTPEQLAEEMQRGVNR; this is translated from the coding sequence ATGAAGGGAGCAGCCGGGAAGAAGGGATTTCTGCTTTTGCTCGCGCTCGTCCTGGCGGCGGGAGCTTCTGCATGCGGAGGAAGTTCGTCGGGCGGCGCGGCGGAAGACGGACAAGTGGAACTTACGTTCTGGAACACCTGGACGGAGCCGATTCCGGAGAATGAGGTGTTCCTGAAGAAGGTGGAAGACTTTCAGAAGCAAAACCCGCACATAAAAATCAAGATGGAGAAAATCCCCCATGACCAGTACAAGATCAAGGTGAAGACCCAAACCGCGGGGAAACAACTGCCGGACCTCGTGCAGGTCTGGCCGGGAGCGGAATTGAAGCCCCTCGTGGATGCGAAAGTGATCATGCCGATCGACGACATTGTTGATCACTGGAAGGACAAGCTGATTCCATCCGAGAAATTGGCCGATTATCAGATCGACGGCAAACAATATGCGATACCGGGGAACAAAGTGTACACGAGCGTGATTTTCTACGATAAAGCGATGCTGAAAAAGGCGGGTTACAAGGAGTTTCCGAAAACCTACGACGAATTTAAGGAACTCATTAAAAAACTGAAGGCGGAGGGAACGATTCCGATCAGTCTCGGAAACAAGGGGAAATGGGTCCTGCAATCCTGTTACATGTCGACGATAGGCGACCGGATTACGGGAAGCGACTTTCTGGACAAAGCATTAAAAGGGGAGAAGAAATTTACCGATCCGGATTTTGTCCGGGCTCTCTCCATCATCAAGGAATTGAAGGATTTGGGCGCGTTCAACGAGGATATGAACAGCCTGGACAACATTCAGCAGCGGGATTATTTCGTGCAGGGCAAGGCGGCGATGATGATCGAGGGCACCTGGGCCCTGGGACCGCTCCTGGAAAGATTGCCGAAGGACAGACAGATTGGTGTGGCTGCATTTCCGGCCATCGAAGGCGGGAAGGGAAACGCGAATGCCGTGTCCGGCGTGACGGGCATCGGAATCGCATTGAACAGCGAGTTGTCCGGAGAAAAGAAAGAGGCGGCCCACGCATTTTTGAAATTCTTCTATGATGAGGAACTTTACAGGCAGTTGCTGTCGGTGGGATCGCTCGTGCCGGCCAAAGTGAACATGCCGGACAATCTACATCCGCTGTTCGAGGAAGAGATCAAACTGACGAGCCACGGCACCGCCCCGGTGTACGACGCAGTGCTTCCGGTCGGTTTGACGGACATCATCAACAACGGATTGCAGTCGATCACCATAGGTTCCATGACGCCGGAACAGCTGGCGGAAGAAATGCAGCGGGGAGTGAATCGCTAG
- a CDS encoding helix-turn-helix domain-containing protein — translation MTYQKGKPLLTPREREVFELLVQDKTTKEIAQQLFISEKTVRNHISNVMQKLNVKGRSQAVVELVRLGELKI, via the coding sequence TTGACCTACCAGAAAGGGAAGCCGTTGTTGACGCCCAGGGAGAGGGAAGTGTTTGAGCTGCTCGTTCAGGACAAAACAACCAAGGAAATTGCTCAACAACTGTTCATCAGCGAAAAGACCGTGCGCAATCACATTTCCAATGTCATGCAGAAATTAAACGTAAAAGGTCGTTCGCAAGCAGTTGTTGAACTGGTGCGCCTAGGGGAGCTGAAGATTTGA